A single genomic interval of Aedes aegypti strain LVP_AGWG chromosome 1, AaegL5.0 Primary Assembly, whole genome shotgun sequence harbors:
- the LOC5571998 gene encoding peptidoglycan-recognition protein 2, which yields MSTFVKAVLLVVIGFQAWIALAQDPNGCPNIVKRAGWSASKSSNVTYQIKPVQHVVIHHTATQSCNEMPVCKEIVKSIQDQHQKQNKWSDIGYNFLVANGGNVYEGIGWHRVGAHTKGYNSKSIGIAFIGDFTKELPSAKALRVAAKLLQCGVNMGELDENYLLYGAKQISATASPGKALFNEIKEWDHYDPSPVL from the exons ATGTCAACTTTCGTCAAGGCGGTGCTTCTTGTTGTGATCGGCTTCCAGGCATGGATCGCCCTCGCACAGGATCCCAACGGATGTCCGAACATTGTCAAACGTGCCGGATGGAGTGCCTCCAAATCGTCCAACGTTACCTACCAGATCAAACCGGTCCAGCATGTGGTGATCCACCATACGGCAACGCAAAGCTGCAACGAAATGCCCGTCTGCAAGGAGATCGTCAAATCGATTCAGGATCAGCACCAGAAGCAGAACAAGTGGAGCGACATTGGTTACAA CTTTTTGGTGGCCAATGGCGGAAACGTGTACGAAGGAATTGGCTGGCATCGAGTTGGAGCTCATACTAAGGGGTACAACAGTAAGTCGATTGGCATCGCGTTCATTGGAGACTTCACGAAGGAGCTTCCATCGGCGAAAGCGTTGCGAGTCGCGGCCAAACTTCTGCAGTGCGGAGTTAACATGGGAGAGCTGGATGAAAATTATCTGCTGTACGGAGCTAAGCAGATTTCGGCGACGGCCAGCCCGGGTAAGGCGCTGTTCAATGAGATTAAGGAGTGGGATCATTACGATCCATCTCCAGTGCTGTAg